The Kineothrix sp. MB12-C1 genome includes a window with the following:
- a CDS encoding recombinase family protein — MPFNNEDTIIYNAVDYLRLSKEDGDKAESDSIANQRDLITNFVKSMPEIRLCSERIDDGFSGVDFNRPAFNLMMEDVRAGRINCIIVKDLSRFGRNYIEVGRYIERIFPFLGVRFIAINDGYDSAKDKSPSDDIIIPFKNLVNDAYCRDISVKIRSQLDVKRKNGEFIGSFAVYGYMKSAENKNQLVVDPYAAKIVRDIFAWKLDGLSQQGIADRLNEISEPSPMEYKRFSGLNFATSFQVNPKAKWTAVAVGRILKNPIYAGHLVQGKESTPNYKIKQRFMKPEDKWVRVENTHEPIVPQEIFDTVNRVLAQDTRIAPDGEAVYPFSGLLFCADCKSGMVRKIVPAGGKKYAYYYCSKNKAGDGCTTHCISEKVLEKAVLQALQNHIASILDIERILSFIDTLPMQQEEIRKIDTQLLMKQEEIEKYKNLKVSIYEDLKSGVIDADEYREFKVIYGKKCEEAEKAAERLKQDIALILAGKGANSVWIAAFKKNRNITELSRKVVVSLIEWVNIYSGSRVEIRFRYQYEYERALFFAENAKDLIASASPAPIKGVV, encoded by the coding sequence ATGCCATTTAATAATGAAGATACAATCATATACAATGCTGTGGACTATTTGCGCCTGTCTAAAGAAGATGGCGATAAAGCAGAAAGCGACAGCATTGCCAATCAAAGAGATTTAATAACCAATTTTGTGAAGTCAATGCCCGAAATCCGCCTCTGTTCTGAAAGAATAGATGACGGATTTAGTGGTGTTGACTTTAATCGTCCTGCCTTTAATTTGATGATGGAGGATGTAAGAGCTGGACGTATCAACTGCATCATAGTCAAAGACCTGTCACGTTTCGGCAGAAATTACATCGAAGTAGGGCGATATATTGAACGAATTTTTCCGTTTTTAGGTGTGCGCTTCATTGCCATTAACGATGGTTACGACAGTGCAAAGGATAAATCACCGTCAGACGATATTATCATTCCTTTTAAGAACCTCGTCAATGATGCGTATTGCAGAGACATCTCCGTAAAAATTAGGAGCCAGCTTGATGTAAAGCGCAAAAATGGCGAGTTCATCGGTTCCTTTGCCGTTTACGGCTACATGAAATCAGCAGAGAACAAAAATCAACTGGTGGTAGACCCCTATGCCGCAAAGATTGTTCGGGATATTTTTGCATGGAAGCTGGATGGACTCAGCCAGCAAGGGATAGCTGACAGACTGAATGAGATTAGCGAGCCGTCCCCCATGGAATATAAACGCTTTTCAGGGCTTAACTTTGCCACCAGCTTTCAGGTGAATCCCAAGGCAAAGTGGACTGCTGTGGCGGTTGGCCGCATTTTGAAAAATCCTATTTATGCAGGGCATCTTGTGCAGGGTAAGGAAAGCACGCCAAACTACAAGATTAAGCAGCGATTTATGAAGCCAGAGGATAAATGGGTTCGGGTGGAAAACACCCATGAGCCTATTGTCCCACAGGAGATTTTTGACACTGTGAACCGTGTGCTGGCACAGGACACCCGTATTGCTCCAGATGGAGAAGCTGTCTATCCGTTCTCTGGCCTGCTTTTTTGTGCTGACTGCAAAAGCGGTATGGTGCGAAAGATTGTACCCGCAGGCGGAAAGAAGTACGCCTACTATTATTGTTCAAAGAATAAGGCTGGGGATGGCTGTACCACTCACTGCATCAGCGAAAAGGTATTAGAAAAGGCAGTCCTGCAAGCACTTCAAAATCACATCGCTTCTATTCTCGACATTGAACGGATTCTCTCGTTTATCGACACCCTTCCTATGCAGCAGGAGGAAATCCGAAAAATTGATACTCAACTGCTGATGAAACAGGAGGAAATTGAAAAGTATAAAAACCTCAAAGTGTCTATCTATGAGGACTTGAAAAGCGGTGTCATTGATGCAGATGAGTACCGGGAATTTAAGGTCATATACGGGAAAAAGTGTGAGGAAGCGGAGAAAGCTGCCGAACGGCTGAAACAGGATATTGCCCTGATCCTTGCGGGTAAGGGAGCAAACAGCGTTTGGATTGCAGCCTTTAAGAAGAATCGGAATATCACCGAGCTGTCCCGAAAGGTAGTTGTTTCCCTAATTGAGTGGGTCAATATCTATTCCGGCAGCCGGGTGGAGATCCGATTCCGCTATCAGTATGAATATGAAAGAGCTTTGTTCTTTGCCGAGAACGCAAAAG
- a CDS encoding DUF6870 family protein codes for MGNSDFSQMDFSALKQVDVRTVNPDTLVDIGDIKVNTKLPKEERILDFIHQIGNPYCYRCGKVVVKISFNDTNATLEDRMENLLRMM; via the coding sequence ATGGGGAACTCTGATTTCTCCCAAATGGATTTTTCGGCATTAAAACAGGTGGATGTGCGGACGGTCAACCCGGATACGCTGGTTGACATAGGCGATATAAAGGTTAATACAAAGTTGCCCAAGGAAGAACGGATACTGGATTTTATCCACCAAATAGGAAACCCATATTGCTACCGGTGCGGCAAAGTGGTTGTCAAAATCAGTTTTAATGATACCAATGCCACGCTGGAGGACAGAATGGAAAATTTATTGAGGATGATGTGA
- a CDS encoding ATP-dependent DNA helicase, translated as MNQPVYMADIQNKIYEAGLIRQEERIVLTADNCVLLEYYTGKTYSYRMVELTTLKAKRLFSKAVPLNESGYQKAMEKMLSQTESEPENTFSIKPALRARNLLEHIFSNILPEHGMDFRENQAALALEMLESLQGNRLALCEAEVGTGKTHAYILAVTVHNLFSANKLPTIISTSTIALQKALTEEYIPQISNILMEHRIIDKPLSFVVRKGKSHYACDSRVKGYRSSIAHNDRHEDKELLSILTGLFTGACPLDLDKLSLTDYVKSCINVERCHLNCSLSSVCRYRDFIRKAQSLGYDFQIANHNLVLADVLGRKNGRRSLFPPRGVVIFDEAHKLLDAARQMYGMTLENVEMERLVASIYHAIGAGNPDKAEIVRLCETMQEQNALLFEALRYAAGTSFDKNCYDVQIDLNCIRALKTLMAVLRRLSVLFYTTSREKRDRYDRLVNRMEQQETKLSILFHHAESILWLEMTGATACRVCALPKQLDFLLSEDIWQEEIPYILTSGTLSVGGDFSHFKRNNGIILAEKRRVFETSKASPFDYPNHALLYLPQDMPTPSDKDSSYFKAVVNRLVELIEATHGHTLVLFTSYRMMEQAYEVLCGRVTSFPLFRMGKGRLDAIDAFRKSGNGILCASDSAGEGIDLAGDILSSLIVVRLPFPAPDPVLEYEKTLYPDFYGYLNEVIVPGMLIKLRQWFGRGIRRESDSCVFSILDSRAGRRYKNDILAALPDMPVTERLSDVGCFIRLKKDNAYFE; from the coding sequence ATGAACCAACCTGTCTATATGGCAGATATTCAAAATAAGATTTACGAAGCGGGCTTAATTCGGCAAGAGGAACGCATTGTGCTGACAGCCGATAATTGCGTGCTTTTGGAATACTACACCGGAAAAACATACAGCTACCGCATGGTGGAGCTTACCACCTTAAAGGCAAAACGACTCTTTTCCAAAGCGGTGCCGCTGAATGAAAGCGGATATCAAAAAGCGATGGAAAAAATGCTTTCACAGACAGAATCGGAACCGGAAAACACTTTTTCCATCAAGCCGGCCCTAAGAGCCAGAAATCTTCTGGAACATATTTTTTCAAACATCCTGCCGGAACATGGTATGGACTTCCGGGAAAATCAGGCGGCTCTTGCGCTGGAAATGCTGGAGTCCTTGCAGGGAAACCGGCTGGCGCTCTGTGAGGCAGAGGTGGGTACAGGCAAAACCCATGCCTACATATTGGCCGTAACGGTCCACAACCTGTTTAGCGCCAATAAGCTGCCGACAATTATCTCTACTTCCACCATTGCGCTGCAAAAGGCACTGACGGAAGAATATATCCCTCAGATTTCCAATATTCTGATGGAACACCGTATCATTGACAAGCCCCTGTCCTTTGTGGTTCGCAAGGGGAAATCCCATTATGCCTGCGATAGCCGGGTAAAGGGGTATCGTTCCTCTATCGCACATAATGACCGCCATGAGGATAAGGAACTGCTTTCTATCCTGACGGGGCTTTTTACCGGAGCCTGCCCCCTTGATTTGGATAAGCTCTCCTTAACAGACTATGTGAAATCCTGCATCAATGTGGAACGCTGCCATCTAAACTGCTCTCTATCTTCTGTCTGCCGGTATCGTGACTTCATCCGCAAAGCACAGTCCCTTGGATATGACTTTCAGATTGCCAACCACAACCTTGTGCTGGCTGATGTACTTGGCAGGAAAAACGGGAGAAGGTCCTTGTTTCCTCCCCGTGGAGTGGTGATTTTTGACGAGGCTCACAAGCTCCTTGATGCAGCACGACAGATGTACGGCATGACATTGGAAAATGTGGAAATGGAACGGCTGGTGGCAAGCATTTACCACGCCATAGGTGCAGGCAATCCCGACAAAGCGGAGATCGTCAGACTGTGTGAAACCATGCAGGAACAAAATGCTCTGCTCTTTGAAGCATTGCGGTATGCCGCAGGTACAAGCTTTGATAAAAACTGCTATGACGTACAGATTGACTTAAACTGCATACGAGCTTTGAAAACACTGATGGCTGTGCTGCGCAGACTGTCGGTGCTTTTTTATACCACCTCCCGTGAAAAAAGGGATCGGTACGACCGACTGGTAAACCGCATGGAACAGCAGGAAACGAAGCTCTCCATCTTATTTCACCATGCGGAGTCTATTCTCTGGCTGGAAATGACCGGGGCAACGGCCTGCCGGGTCTGCGCCCTTCCAAAACAGCTTGATTTCCTGTTGTCGGAGGATATTTGGCAGGAAGAAATTCCGTATATCCTGACCTCCGGCACACTCTCTGTGGGGGGTGATTTTTCACATTTCAAGCGAAATAATGGAATTATACTGGCAGAGAAACGTCGTGTTTTTGAAACCAGCAAGGCTTCGCCCTTTGATTATCCGAACCACGCTTTGTTGTATCTTCCGCAGGATATGCCCACTCCTTCAGACAAGGACAGCAGCTATTTTAAGGCGGTGGTGAATCGGCTGGTGGAGTTGATTGAAGCAACCCATGGGCATACCCTCGTTCTGTTTACTTCTTACCGCATGATGGAGCAGGCGTATGAAGTACTGTGCGGACGAGTTACTTCGTTCCCTTTGTTCCGCATGGGCAAAGGCCGTCTGGATGCCATCGACGCTTTTCGTAAAAGCGGTAACGGTATCCTTTGTGCCAGCGACAGTGCCGGAGAGGGCATCGATCTTGCCGGGGATATTTTATCTTCCCTCATTGTGGTACGGCTGCCATTTCCGGCTCCTGATCCGGTGTTGGAATATGAAAAGACCCTGTATCCTGACTTTTACGGTTATCTCAATGAGGTCATCGTGCCGGGGATGCTCATCAAGCTGCGCCAGTGGTTTGGCCGGGGAATTCGCAGAGAAAGTGATTCCTGCGTGTTCTCTATTCTGGATAGCCGTGCAGGCCGCCGTTATAAGAATGATATACTGGCAGCTTTACCTGATATGCCGGTGACTGAGCGACTTTCGGATGTTGGCTGTTTCATCCGGTTAAAAAAGGACAACGCATACTTCGAATAG